One segment of Oreochromis niloticus isolate F11D_XX linkage group LG8, O_niloticus_UMD_NMBU, whole genome shotgun sequence DNA contains the following:
- the rpl38 gene encoding large ribosomal subunit protein eL38: MPRKIEEIKDFLLTARRKDAKSVKIKKNKDNVKFKVRCSRYLYTLVITDKEKAEKLKQSLPPGLAVKELK, from the exons ATG CCTCGCAAGATAGAAGAAATCAAAGATTTCCTGCTGACAGCCAGGAGGAAGGATGCCAAGT CCGTAAAGATCAAGAAGAACAAGGACAATGTTAAGTTCAAGGTGCGCTGCAGCAGGTACCTGTACACCCTGGTCATCACAGACAAGGAGAAGGCTGAGAAGCTCAAACAGTCCCTGCCCCCAG GTCTGGCTGTGAAGGAGCTGAAGTAA